In the genome of Gammaproteobacteria bacterium, one region contains:
- the prsT gene encoding PEP-CTERM system TPR-repeat protein PrsT: protein MTVVLVTCITACADDATRLQRAKEQLAESNYRAATIDLKNILQGNPEHTEARVLLGEIALRNGDTAGAIKEFRRAREAGASPDIYAVNLARALLREGRHQEVISLNPELLTDEQNRAALLAMRGTARLAQEDTAAAQQDFSAALALVPDQTDALIGQARLAQASGDAAAARASLEKMVATGANNHEGMAALAQLNFDEGNYEQAEQNLRTALQAIEGTRLAHERMMYTGALIDVLLAQRKATEAQAVGSNMIKMTSEHPIALLQAGRADMAAKNYDGAIEKAERIVLSLPRAIPPRILLAGAAMAQGNRTLAATHLQAVVNINPDNEAARKLLAQVRMQMGDPEEALAVLEPMMAGGTTDPQILAMAGSASIRSGDVASGIELVEKGMVSSSGNPAFALQAAVDFLSAGELDRAIGVLESIPESEQFGQRELLLVLALTRKGEVEKARAMAQEIVDANPDRSTSHRLMGGFHLAVNEFDQARAAFERALEIDPDDVPAILNLGRLDVNQGNPEAAEARFRSLLERKPGDLVALTVLAELAEKRGDLAAGVELLEQARVANPEAIQPLLVLGNYYHRAGDTEKAVELAEQAVRVAPDNARSQVLLGTVLLKDKQNEQAIVALQRGIEINPDYGMAHFFLGQAQIATGRAEAGYASLQRAAELETNDFRPLAALVAADTKRGDYRKALANADLMIEQHPGRAEPFLLKADVEVSRKDLPAALELLENAVAIKPSRDLASKRFTIMHQLGRPEPWRVLADWVDANPDDAAGRELLAKAYLSAGMTDKAIDNFEQVMVDMPNADVAATLAMAYAEEKNLDAAAKWLEEGISLEPDNMPIRVALARLELNRGNENAAATLMRELRKDFPDAAEPYVIEGEVLMAQGDYNGAIAAYDKAADISPSASAALRQYQAQRKAGRDEAYRSLEEWAEKEPGNMRVSLALGMDYSARDWNDEAVAAYRRVLEADPDNLIALNNLAWVYDARGGDQDAERALNAATRAYKQRPGVAAIADTYGWFLLRAGRGAEALEVLEKAAASGSDPEINYHLAAALDDQGRTADAVALLDRVLADNAEFSSRAEAEVLRRRLSP, encoded by the coding sequence TTGACCGTTGTGCTTGTCACCTGCATAACGGCCTGCGCAGACGATGCCACCCGGCTGCAGCGCGCGAAGGAGCAACTCGCCGAGTCGAATTACCGGGCCGCGACCATTGACCTGAAAAATATCCTGCAGGGGAATCCGGAGCACACCGAGGCGCGCGTACTGCTGGGTGAAATCGCTCTGCGCAACGGCGACACTGCCGGTGCCATCAAGGAGTTCCGGCGTGCACGTGAAGCCGGAGCCAGCCCTGATATCTACGCGGTAAACCTGGCACGGGCGCTGTTGCGCGAAGGCCGTCACCAGGAAGTGATAAGCCTGAATCCCGAGTTGCTGACAGATGAGCAGAACAGGGCTGCCCTGCTGGCCATGCGTGGCACGGCCAGGCTGGCGCAGGAAGACACCGCAGCAGCGCAACAGGACTTCTCGGCAGCGCTGGCGCTGGTACCGGACCAAACCGATGCATTGATAGGGCAGGCGCGCCTGGCACAGGCCAGCGGTGATGCTGCTGCGGCACGCGCCAGCCTGGAAAAAATGGTCGCGACGGGCGCAAATAACCACGAGGGCATGGCCGCGCTGGCGCAATTAAACTTCGATGAAGGGAATTACGAACAGGCCGAGCAGAATCTGCGTACGGCGCTGCAGGCTATCGAGGGTACGCGCCTGGCGCACGAGCGCATGATGTACACCGGCGCCCTGATCGACGTGTTGCTGGCCCAAAGGAAGGCAACCGAGGCGCAGGCTGTCGGCAGCAATATGATAAAGATGACATCCGAGCATCCGATTGCATTGTTGCAGGCCGGCCGGGCCGACATGGCTGCCAAGAATTACGATGGCGCAATCGAGAAGGCCGAACGCATCGTTCTGTCGCTGCCGCGGGCTATACCGCCGCGCATACTGCTTGCCGGGGCCGCAATGGCGCAAGGCAATCGCACTCTTGCCGCCACACACCTGCAGGCGGTGGTAAACATCAATCCTGATAACGAAGCTGCACGCAAGCTGCTGGCGCAGGTACGCATGCAGATGGGCGATCCCGAGGAAGCGCTTGCGGTGCTCGAGCCGATGATGGCAGGGGGTACAACCGACCCACAGATCCTTGCAATGGCCGGATCCGCATCGATCCGCAGCGGTGACGTCGCCAGCGGTATCGAGCTGGTGGAGAAAGGCATGGTCAGCAGTAGCGGCAATCCGGCGTTCGCGCTGCAGGCTGCTGTCGATTTCCTGTCCGCCGGTGAACTCGATCGCGCCATCGGGGTGCTGGAGTCAATACCCGAGAGCGAGCAGTTCGGCCAGCGTGAGTTGCTGCTGGTCCTGGCCCTGACGAGAAAAGGGGAAGTTGAAAAAGCGCGGGCAATGGCGCAGGAAATTGTCGACGCCAATCCTGATCGTTCGACGTCGCATCGATTGATGGGCGGCTTTCACCTGGCAGTCAATGAGTTCGACCAGGCGCGTGCAGCGTTCGAGCGTGCACTGGAAATTGACCCGGATGATGTACCGGCAATTCTGAACCTGGGACGCCTCGACGTGAACCAGGGCAACCCGGAAGCTGCCGAAGCGCGTTTTCGCTCGCTGCTCGAACGCAAGCCGGGCGACCTGGTTGCCCTGACTGTACTGGCGGAACTGGCAGAAAAGCGCGGTGATCTTGCGGCGGGCGTAGAGCTTCTGGAGCAAGCGCGCGTCGCGAACCCGGAGGCAATACAACCATTGCTGGTGCTGGGTAACTACTATCATCGTGCCGGTGACACAGAGAAAGCTGTGGAGCTGGCGGAACAGGCGGTGCGTGTCGCGCCGGACAACGCTCGCTCTCAGGTCCTGCTGGGAACCGTGCTGTTGAAAGACAAGCAGAATGAGCAGGCGATAGTTGCGCTACAGCGTGGCATCGAAATCAACCCGGATTACGGCATGGCGCATTTCTTCCTGGGCCAGGCACAGATAGCAACGGGGCGTGCCGAGGCCGGCTACGCGTCATTGCAACGTGCAGCCGAGCTCGAGACGAACGATTTTCGTCCACTGGCAGCACTGGTCGCTGCCGATACGAAGCGCGGCGACTATCGTAAGGCACTGGCCAACGCAGACCTGATGATCGAGCAACACCCGGGCCGTGCGGAGCCGTTCCTGCTCAAGGCAGACGTGGAAGTCTCACGCAAGGATCTGCCGGCGGCGCTGGAATTGCTGGAGAACGCAGTGGCTATCAAGCCAAGTCGGGACCTGGCGTCGAAGCGTTTCACCATCATGCATCAGCTTGGAAGACCCGAGCCATGGCGGGTGCTGGCCGATTGGGTTGACGCCAACCCCGATGATGCCGCTGGCCGTGAGTTGCTGGCAAAGGCATACCTCAGTGCCGGCATGACGGACAAGGCGATCGATAATTTCGAGCAGGTAATGGTCGATATGCCGAATGCAGATGTCGCTGCAACGCTGGCAATGGCATATGCGGAGGAGAAAAATCTCGATGCGGCAGCAAAGTGGCTGGAAGAAGGAATCAGCCTCGAGCCCGACAACATGCCAATCCGCGTTGCGCTGGCCCGTCTAGAACTTAATCGCGGTAACGAGAATGCGGCAGCTACGCTGATGCGCGAGCTGCGCAAGGACTTTCCGGATGCAGCCGAGCCCTATGTAATCGAGGGCGAGGTGTTGATGGCGCAGGGTGACTACAATGGCGCGATTGCCGCGTACGACAAGGCTGCTGATATTTCGCCGTCGGCATCAGCGGCGTTACGCCAGTACCAGGCACAACGCAAGGCGGGTCGTGACGAAGCTTACCGCTCGCTGGAGGAGTGGGCAGAAAAAGAACCAGGCAACATGCGTGTCTCGTTGGCTCTCGGTATGGACTACTCAGCGCGGGACTGGAACGATGAAGCAGTGGCCGCTTACCGGCGTGTGCTGGAAGCTGATCCCGATAATCTCATCGCCCTGAACAATCTCGCCTGGGTATACGATGCGCGCGGTGGCGACCAGGACGCCGAACGAGCGCTGAACGCAGCGACGCGGGCTTACAAGCAACGTCCCGGGGTAGCGGCCATCGCCGACACCTACGGCTGGTTCCTGCTGCGCGCAGGTCGTGGTGCCGAAGCGCTGGAGGTGCTGGAAAAAGCAGCTGCATCGGGTAGTGACCCGGAGATCAACTATCACCTGGCCGCGGCGCTGGACGACCAGGGCCGTACCGCGGACGCCGTGGCACTGCTCGACCGGGTGCTGGCGGACAACGCTGAATTCAGCAGCCGCGCCGAGGCGGAAGTGTTACGCCGGCGTCTTTCGCCCTAG